From a single Rutidosis leptorrhynchoides isolate AG116_Rl617_1_P2 chromosome 5, CSIRO_AGI_Rlap_v1, whole genome shotgun sequence genomic region:
- the LOC139846677 gene encoding protein PLASTID TRANSCRIPTIONALLY ACTIVE 10, with the protein MQTLLNPYPISFLPPKIIINPNKLHKPRHLTPNLITTTNFTTNAFSADEFPVDEEFIQKFGPKDVETEDEARRRNWIDGGWAPWEEILTPEGDFARKSLNEGEEVQLENPETIEAFKMLRPSYRKKKMEELGLTEDEFYAKQFEIKGEIPPPLTTTWAGPMVVRHVPPRDWPPRGWEVDRKELEFIREAHKLEFRVGVDQVMNEAKSDVDGLCLDRYKVFLKQYNEWVDANRDRLEQESYKYDQDYFPGRRKRGKDYKEGMYELPFYYPGQICVGKVTTLHLYQGAFVDIGGVHDGWVPIKRNDWFWIRHHIKVSMHVIVEILAKRDPYRYRFPIEMRFVDPNIDHLIFKRFDYPPIFYREEDTNMDELRRDSRRPPISKDDPGIKVEEEPLICNHPYVNTLWQIHVAEQLIMDDMEINPDKYEGKKLSELADEEEFDEENSVQYTQDYYKESLLPKRIVNVSVKDLDLEAAFAEREHHNALKRQVMEKGEATYKIDKLRRNHEMDEYDLVHWRRSVEEREALLRDISCRRAVGLPLDEPGKYHDPTTVAKDKYDPENPLYRYDYWGEPKSSEKTKQNRLRDFHNKGIIGRGMVWYESSYEEAMTAQDESRAKETTQTEREEQDEDDEVDDIIYEIVSEPQPEVNGVQTNVFSDEYYD; encoded by the exons ATGCAAACCCTCTTAAACCCTTACCCAATCTCATTCCTTCCCCCCAAAATCATCATAAACCCTAATAAACTTCACAAACCTCGTCACCTAACTCCAAACCTAATCACCACCACCAACTTCACCACCAATGCGTTCTCCGCCGACGAATTCCCCGTCGACGAAGAATTCATCCAGAAATTCGGTCCAAAAGACGTCGAAACCGAAGACGAAGCTCGCCGTCGCAACTGGATCGACGGCGGTTGGGCGCCGTGGGAAGAAATCCTCACTCCAGAAGGCGATTTCGCGCGAAAATCATTGAACGAAGGTGAAGAAGTACAATTGGAAAACCCTGAAACAATTGAAGCGTTTAAAATGTTAAGACCTAGTTACAGGAAGAAGAAAATGGAAGAATTAGGGTTAACAGAGGACGAATTTTATGCCAAACAGTTTGAAATTAAAGGCGAGATTCCGCCGCCGTTGACGACTACGTGGGCTGGCCCGATGGTGGTGCGACACGTGCCGCCTCGTGATTGGCCGCCGAGAGGGTGGGAAGTTGATAGGAAGGAGCTGGAGTTTATTAGGGAAGCTCATAAGTTAGAATTTAGAGTTGGTGTTGATCAAGTGATGAATGAAGCTAAAAGTGATGTTGATGGATTGTGTTTGGATAGATATAAGGTGTTTTTGAAACAGTATAATGAATGGGTTGATGCTAATAGAGATAGACTAGAGCAAGAATCTTATAag tatgatcaagattattttccTGGTAGGAGAAAGAGAGGGAAAGATTATAAAGAAGGAATG TATGAACTACCATTTTACTACCCAGGACAA ATTTGTGTTGGTAAAGTGACTACTTTGCATCTTTATCAAGGAGCTTTTGTTGACATTGGGGGTGTACATGACGG GTGGGTTCCGATTAAACGTAATGATTGGTTTTGGATTCGACATCATATAAAAGTTAGTATGCATGTCATTGTTGAAATTCTG GCAAAGCGAGATCCTTACCGTTACCGATTCCCTATCGAGATGCGTTTTGTTGATCCTAATATCGACCACCTTAT TTTTAAAAGATTTGACTATCCACCAATATTCTATCGTGAGGAAGATACTAATATGGATGAGTTGCGT CGTGATTCTCGAAGGCCACCAATCTCGAAGGACGATCCAGGAATTAAGGTGGAGGAGGAACCTTTGATATGTAATCACCCTTATGTTAATACG TTATGGCAAATACATGTTGCTGAACAATTGATTATGGATGATATGGAGATTAACCCTGACAAATATGAGGGTAAAAAGCTGTCAGAGTTAGCCGATGAAGAGGAATTTGATGAAGAAAACAGTGTTCAATATACCCAAGATTATTACAAGGAAAGTCTACTACCCAAAAGAATTGTC AACGTGAGTGTAAAAGATCTTGACCTGGAAGCCGCATTTGCAGAGCGCGAG CATCATAATGCATTGAAACGACAAGTAATGGAAAAAGGCGAAGCTACTTACAAAATAGATAAGTTGAGGCGAAATCATGAAATGGATGAATACGACTTGGTTCACTGGCGCCGGTCCGTCGAGGAAAGAGAAGCTTTACTCAGAGATATAAGCTG TCGTAGAGCGGTTGGTTTGCCTTTGGATGAGCCAGGAAAGTACCATGATCCGACCACCGTTGCAAAAGACAAATACGACCCTGAAAACCCGTTGTATAGATATGATTATTGGGGAGAGCCAAAGAGTTCAGAAAAGACGAAACAGAACCGATTAAGAGATTTTCATAACAAAGGAATTATAGGAAGGGGAATGGTGTGGTACGAATCGTCGTATGAAGAAGCAATGACTGCTCAGGATGAATCTCGAGCCAAGGAAACAACACAAACAGAACGTGAAgaacaagatgaagatgatgaggtGGACGACATTATTTATGAAATCGTTTCAGAGCCGCAACCGGAAGTGAACGGGGTTCAAACTAATGTGTTTTCGGATGAATACTACGATTAA